The Azospirillum thiophilum genomic interval AATGATTGAGAACGAGAAGGAGGCCGGGATGGCCTCGAACACCAGCCCGAAGGAGGCCGCGGGGAACCCGCATCCCGTCGGAACCATTGACAACGCCTGCGCAACTTGCGTATATGATGGTCAATGGACGCCGGACGACATCACGATCAAGATCCACGACGATCTGACGGACGATCCGATCGTGACGGCGGAAATCGGCACCCCGGACGGTACGCTCTGGGTCATGGCCGAGGTGTCCATCGACAATGAAACGCGTGTGATGACCCTCAAGGGCCTGAACACGCATGGGCACGATGTCGGCAGCCAGGAATACGGTACCCATCGGCTCATCCGGTTGGCCAAGGTCGTCATGGAGGTGATGGATGTCGATCAAACAAACATTGAAGGAGCGATTCGGCGGTCGGGTGCAAATCCAGGCCGTCTCCCGCGTCCCTTCCGGATCAAGCGTTCGCCTCCGTCTCAGCGTCCTGCCGGAAGCAAAGCCGAACACGCCGAAGGCGGCGGTGATCCTGGCGCAGCGGCACCTGGGGATGAAGAAGGCGCACATCGCCCTGACCCGACTGCTGGATGAAGGCAGCGTCGTCGTGGAGGTTCCCGTCGTGGAAGATGTCGGTGTCCTGATCCAGGAACTCACCGAGGTCGGCCTCGACGCGGCCCTCCACGAGCCGCCGGAGACGGTGGATGTGAAGGCCCTGCGCGAGCGGGAGGGCATGAGCCAGGAGGAGTTCGCCCTCTGGTATGGTCTTGACGTCTCCACCCTGCGCAACTGGGAGCAGGGTCGCTCACAGCCCGACCGGACCTCGCGGACGATGCTGCACATGATTTCCGTGTCGCCGCGTCAGGTCAGGGAGAGCCTCGACCGCGCCATCGCGGCCGAGTGATCCCGGCACCAGCCGAAGGGCACAACGACACCGACAGGGCGGCTTCGTGCCGCCCTTCGTCGTTCGGGGATCAGGTTCGCAGGCCGTAGATCATGCGGTCCAGCAGCCGCATCACCCGTTGCGCACCGTCTTCGTCTTCCGCGACATCGAGGGGCCGCTGACCGCCGAGATCCGGATGCAACGTCGTCAGCCACGCCTGAGCGTCGGCGTCGTCGGACCAGACGCTGGCCGTCCGCCGCACCATGGCCATGACCTGCTCATCCGGGTTGCCCACGCTCTCCTCCACCGCGCCTGCCTGTTGGCTGCGACATGCGTTATCATATCCAGGGTTGATGGCGGAGAGACAACGCTGGAGGGCATCATGCACTTGGATCTGGAGGGAGGAGCACCGGACAAGGCCACCCTGCGGTCTCTCCTGCTGCAGTCCGTCGGCGAAGCCCGCGCGCAGGGCATCACCGGCCGCGACGCCCTGCTCGACCACGCACAGGCCGCCGTCGCCCGTTGGGCTGATGAGTACCACCAGACCGTCGATCTGGCTCAGACCAGGGCGCGGATGCTGCGCTTCGCCGGCGGGGTGAACGCCGCCTTCTGGGATCAGCCGATCCCTGAGCGGGAAGCGCTGTCTGAAGGGCTGGCGGCGCTGATCGACCACGCCTGGCGGAATTATGCGTCATGCCTGTGGGCGGAAGACCTCGCCCAGGACGATGATCCGCAGTCCGTCTGGCCGGCGGTCGCATGGGCCCTGCGCACCCGCGGAGCGCCTGATCCCCGTGCTGTCTGGCTCGCCGACGCCATCGAAGCGGCCGGCACCGGGGAAACGCGTCCATGATCCTGATCCAGATGGCGTTGGTGCCATTCGGGGACGTAATCGCCGGCGAGCATCCGCTGGTCACGGGGGCGATCTCGTCAGCCGTCGGCAACGATGGCCAGCCGGCTCATGCCTACCGGATCACCGTCCTCAACGCGGCCGGGCCGGGCCATGTCGTGAGCGGCACGGTCTCCAAGACGGCCTCCGGCCACCGGAACCCGCTCCACCTTCTCGCTGCCGTCGCCGCCGACGTCGATCTTCAGGTGCTGGGCAGCAACTACGCCGCCACGATGCTCGACCTGCCAGCCGACGATCCACGGCGCCTGATGGACCGCCGTCTGAAGACCAACGACCGGGCCGACACCGCCATCGCCGCCATCCGCTCCCTGGCTGCTGCCGGTGAAGATGGCCGCGCGGCCCTGGAGCGCATCGAGGCGGCGCTGGTCGTGGCAAGAGCCGGCGCCGCCGGGCAGCGCGAAGCCGAGGGCTTGCTGACAGATCCTGACATCATCGACGCCATCGCCGACGGATTGCCGGTGCCGGGGACACCCGGTATCGACTACGAGATCCGCAGGTTTGTCGACGATGACGGAGCAGTGGTCAGCGTTGCTGGCGGTGGCAGTTTTCTGGCAGAACGCGGTCGGTACGCTGACCCGGCGGCGAAGCGTGAGCAGATCCTGAGCGACCATGACCGCGGGCTGAAACGGCGATGAGCATCGACTTGAACCGCCTCATCGCTCGACATCAGGACCGCCTCGACATTGGGATCGCGTCTGATGCCGAGATCGTTCGCGTGATCGTCGACAAGATCGACGACGCGCCCGTCAGCGAGATCGATGCCTGGCACATCATCGCGCTCCGCGACCGCAGCGGGGACGAAGGGGCGGACGTGTCGCTGCGGTATCTCGGCTTTGCGCATCGAGGGCCTTGGATCACCTCCGATGTCCTGTCCATCTCTCGGGATCTCAGCGCAATCCAGACCAGGACCAAGGTCTATACGCTTCTTGATCCGGCCCCTGGTGAGATGATTCATCCGCGCTTGGTCGGGCTGGTGAAACAGGCGCTCGTCAGGTGGGGTTTCGACGAGGCACTGGATCTCGGCGTGTCCGACAGAGATACCACTCGGATGGAGTGACTGATGACGACCCGAGACGATCACCTCGATCTCGTGGCCCGCCTCCTGGGTGCTGCCGACAACTTGCCGACGCCGGAAGAGGCGCGCCGCAAGGCCGTCGACACCGGCCTCACTCTTGGCCTTCCGCGCGTCTGGCTGCACGCGCTGCCCACGATCGATCTGCTGCCCGAAGGCTACCGCGATGGTCCTGGCTCCGACCGCAGGTACGAGCCGGACTCCTTCCTGAAGTTCAAGGGACTGGAGCATGCCGTCCGGTCTGGTCGTGTTGCCGATCTCAGCCCCGATGATCTCGACCTGATCGCGGAGGCGCTGGAAAACGAAAGTGCCGGCGACGGACCCAGATGGATGCACGACCGGATGGAAGACGTGCTGTTCATCCTGGCTTGGCCGAAGCGCACATACGCGCTCCATGTCGACCTTCGGATCGCCGCCGAGGGCATCCTCGATGCGCTCGACGCCTCGCCGTCGTCGCTGCTCTACTCCAGCCCAGCCGACATCGATCAGGAGTGGCAGTCGGCGACGTACCGGATCCATGCGCTCGATCCCGACGTCGTGCTGCCGGAAACGTCGCCGTGGCCGGATCTCGCCGCTCTGCTGCGCGCCGTCGCCGATCGGATCGCCGAGGGCTTCGAGGCCGGGCAGGGAAGTCTGCGCAGCGCTGGAGCAGATGTGGCGCAGCATCTGCTCGAAAAGGGTTGGTCGCGCGAGCGCGTGATCGCCGATCTCGCCATCAACACCACTGAGATCGAGCGGATGCGGGCAGCCGGTCGCTTCCCTGTCCGCAGCGGCGACGGCCAGCAGGAGCCGCTGTTCGGTACGCATTTGCCTGACGCGGCCGCGGTCTGGCTTCGCGCGGAAGTGACCGCCGCGATGCTCGCTGCCCGCGACCGGTTGCCCGCCGAGCGGATCGCCGCCGAGGTCATCGGCGTGGCAGAGCGGGAGCAACAGTAATGACGGATCTGTTCGGCTTTTCCCCATTGGGGAAAGGCCGCCAACGGAGGTGATGATGACACCGCACGATCGGGAACTCGTTGACTTGCTCTGGGCGGCGTTGCCGCCAGAGGGGAGGGAGGCGTGGGCCGACATCTGCCGGCATCTCGGCCCGGAACGCCGCCGGGAAGAAACGCGCGATGTCGGCCGGGTCATCAACGACATCGCCCACGATGTCGCCGTGGTTGTTGGCGACCCTGCGGCGGTCGCCCGTGCCGTCGAAAGGGCCGTCGCGCTCCGCCAGGCCGACAATGCCGCTTCCAACCGGGGGAGCGCACGCATGGCGGTGATCCGCGCGGCCATCGACGCCGGAATGAGCGGGTTAAAGTCCGTCGCCTGGTATCGCGGTGCGGTCCTCGGCTGCGGGCTGACGCCGGCGGAACTGGTCGCCGCGGGCCGCGTCGCGGAGGCCATCGCCGCGGCGGCACGCGCCAAGCCGGACACTCCGTGACCGACCTTCCACCACGACGCCCGCCCTTGGAAATCCTGGCGGCCGCCGCCAGCACCCGAAGCGTCGACCAGGTGACGCCCGACGACCTTCGCCTGGCCTTCGGCGCCGTGCTGGCTGGCACCGCCGACCCGATCCAGATCAGCCGGGCCCGCCGCGCCATCGCCGACGGCGACCCGCTGGTGCTCTACGTCGCCTGCGGCCACAGCGAGACGGCCGTGGAGCGGTTGCTGGAGGCCCTGGTTCGCCTCGATCCGACGTCCGCCAGGAGTGCCGTCGTCGCCGCAATGCACCTCCGCCTGACGCCCGCCCTGATCGCCGGCTGGGCGCGCCTGGGCAAGGGATAATGCCTGAAAAAAGGAATGATCATAGGGCGAGGCCATCGCGCCAAGCCGTTGTGACGCCAACACATTTCAGCGCCGGGATGACCTGATTTCGGAATTGTTCGACAGAAGAATTCTTCTGGCGTTCGCGCGATGTGGCGGAAGGTCAGCGGGTCTTGTGCGGCAGCACGATGCGGAGCCTGGCCTTGGCCATGTCGAAGCCGGTGAACATCGAGTTGGCGCGCTGCAGGTCAGCCGGCGTGATGCGACCTTCTGCGATGGCGCGGTCGTCTTCATCGCGCCATCGCTGTTTCCGCTCGTCGGCACGTAGGGTCTCGTCGTCGCTCAGCCCACAGTACGCGCGCATGCCGCCCCTCCACGTAGTCCAGATGATGGTGTGCCGGCACCGGCAGCGCGTCAACGGCCCGGTGTTAGAACAGCGACAGTTGCCGGGATGCCTCCTCGACCCGCTCGGCATGCCGCCGAGCCGCGGCTTCCGCCGCCTCCATCGCCGCCTCCATCGTCGGTGCGACGCCGTTGCCGACGTGCTGACCGGCGCCATCGCCGGCGGCCGTGACGACCCAGGCGAATGCGCCTTCCGAGCCTGCCATGGCCGTAACGGTCAGGACGCAGCCATGGGCCGATGCTTTGGCCGCCGTGTAGGTTCACCTGGTCTTCCTCGGCACGCCATCCTCCACCGCTTCCCGCCGGCTTCCTCGCTGCCGACGCCGGTCTCGACGGCGATGTCGACACCGCCCGGGCGCTGCTCGTCGTCGCCGTCGTCTGCGCGATCACTGCCGTCGCTGCGCTGGACCTCGACCGTACGGCCCGGCTGCTCGGCCTCATCGGCATCCGGAGGCGCTGAACCGGCACCGCTTTTCGACACCGTTCCGACCGGCCGAAAAGAGCCGGCGGGCATATCAGAGAGGGAAGCACTCCATGAAGAAGAACACCACCACCGCCCGCGCCGCTGCGCTGCTGGCCCTAACGCTGGGCCTGACGGGCTGCGCCGGCATCGGCGAGATCGTCGTCCACCGCGGCAGCCGCTCGACCGCGGCAGCCGTCGCGCCGTGATGGAGGTCGTCATGAACGTCACCGCCGTCTTGGTGCCATCGCAGAAGATGTTGGAGAACGCCCAGGGCTACATCGCGGACCTCGAAGCCAGCGATGCGGAAGTGCTGGCCGGCCGCACCGGCCATTACTGGGTCAACTTGGCTGGCCCACTGCTGGCGCACACGCGCACCATTGCTCGCGCATACGCTGGTATGCCGGCCGGCATGGCGGCCCTGGCGGCCCTGGCTGACCCGTCTGACGCCGCCTGGATCCGCGCTCTCCTGCTCGATCCCGACCGTCGTCAGCGCCTGCTCGCCGACATGGCGCACGTTCATCCCGCCGGCAGCGGGCCGCTGTCCGATGCGCTGATCTACTGGCGCCGGACCGTGCCGCAGATGTCTTCCGAAACCCTTCGCGGCGCTGTCGCCGTGGCCGTCGCGCTGATCGACCGGCCGGTGCCGGCGCCCGTCCCTGAAATCTACCCGACCCTGGCCTGAGCGCCATCATCACAGGAGCAAAGCACATGACTTCGATCGCCCCGCCGCCCGGCACCCCGACATCTGCCAGCGTTTACGTCCTCGGCGGCAAGCCCATCAACTTGCCGACGGAGCAGGGGTCCGAGTAGCAGAGGAACAGAAAGTCCGATTGGCGCATCATTATGTTATTTCGTTGGGCCCTTCTGACGAAAGGCACGGTGAAACTCGACACAGCAAGCCAGGATGATATCCTTACGAAGGTGGAGGCAAGGGGCATTCACAGAATTGCCATTAAAGAGGATGGTCAAATGCCGCAGCAAATGAAAAAGTTCATAGACATTGTCAACAAGTATAATGAGGCCCTCATTAAGAGCCAACGCATTTTGCTACAAATAAGTCAATTTGGAACTGGATTCGAGTCAGAGGGCGTTGTGATTTCACATTCTGGCCATGGCAGGCCAGAGCAATATTATATCCCAGCAGATGCCAATTTGACTGATGATGTCTTGAAAGAATGTGAAGGAAAGGATGGAGACGAACTGCTAAATATTCTTACAAAATCAGGAATCCTGAAGAAGATATCTGCGCAATAATTCGACTTTGGCGCTGGCGGTGTCGGAAATCATGTGTTTTCCGTCAGGGGGCGGAAAATGTTCGCGAGACGGCGCAAGCCCCCGGAAATCGTGAACGGCAAACCCTGTCGGATTGGTCGGCTGTACGGAAACGGCTTCAGCGGGGATTTTCGTGCAACCGGCCGCCCCTTATGTCGGTTTCCTGTTCCGTTGGCCTATGGCAACGATTCGTGAAATATTGACACACTTCTCAACGCAACCATCTGATAAATAACGATACAGCACCCGCTGAGTGGCAGTTCCAAGCCTTGAAAAGGGCTGGCTCCGATAGCGAAATTCCACTGCCTCCTGCACAGGTGTTTACGAAACTATAGGTTCGTGAACGCCGAAAACGCCGATTCCCGCCTAAGCAATTTCAAAGGTTTGGCACCGGCCCATGCACAGGGGTTTAGTGAACGCCTCGGGCCTCCAAAAGAGGGGTTTGGTTTAGAAAACTCTGATGTATGTCTATAATGTCGGAATCGTTGCCGTAGGCCCCGTTGCTCCCGGAACCCCTGTTGCTGGTCGCTCCGGCTCGGACCTCTGCCGGTGTCATGACGAAGCATTGTGGCGATCCGGGCCTGCCTGCCTTGGGGAGACGGACGATGATCCAGAAATCGCCCATTACCTTGTTGAGCGTAGACCCAAGGGGCACGGCGTTCCGCCCTCTCACGGTCTTGACCTGAATTCCACGGAACGCGACTCCTTCGCCGTCATACGCGACGATGTCGATGCCAGCAGCATTCCGTGCGGTCGGCATAACATTCCATCCGATGGTCGAAAGATGAAAGCACGCGTAGTAAAGGCCAATGTTCCCGGTAATTTGATTGGACACCATTTCTCCCCTTTGCCTTGAACTTGCCTACGCCGAAACCGCTCCCGAAAGCGCTGGCTGAGCCCTAACAACCAAGCATGGCTGCGACAGCACGCCCACCCCGACGGGCCACCCGGTCCGCAGGAGCGCTGCCCCCAGAAGGTTCAGGCAAACGGAGTCCCCGAGGTCACTGGTCATGGGCGCAGGTCCTGCGGCCTTGGCCTGGAACCGGTGAAGGGCAGCCCGCGCGTCCGCGACATGATCGACGGTGGTCACCGATCCCTTTCGTCCGACGCCGCTGACGAACGCCTCGAACAAGAAGACTTCGCCGGGACGCGTCGGCAACGTTGTCCAATCCAGGGATGCCGTAGCGAAGGGACACGCCTTCAGGAGTCCGGCCAGGATGTAGGGCACGACAACAAGGCCCGTGACCAGCGCACCGCAGCCTGCGCCGGCGCTGAACGGGCGGTTGGCCTCGCCGGATCGGCCGCGGGTCAGGTACTCCGGTAAATCGCGCATCGGCACATACATCGGGGCCTCGAACCCGAGCGCCAGCGGGCCGGTGCGCATGACCTCCCCAGACCGCTCGATGAAACGGTCCACATCGCCGCCACTATCGGAAAGCGATGGTCCCTCAATGGCCCAACCGAGGTTCTTCTTCTCAGGCGATCCGATGTCGACGA includes:
- a CDS encoding MbcA/ParS/Xre antitoxin family protein; this encodes MGNPDEQVMAMVRRTASVWSDDADAQAWLTTLHPDLGGQRPLDVAEDEDGAQRVMRLLDRMIYGLRT
- a CDS encoding helix-turn-helix domain-containing protein, which translates into the protein MKKAHIALTRLLDEGSVVVEVPVVEDVGVLIQELTEVGLDAALHEPPETVDVKALREREGMSQEEFALWYGLDVSTLRNWEQGRSQPDRTSRTMLHMISVSPRQVRESLDRAIAAE